One genomic region from Arthrobacter sp. YN encodes:
- a CDS encoding FAD-dependent oxidoreductase, with translation MSERIVVVGFGPVAARLIDELLPAVRTGLVQLLVVGQETEAAYNRVMVAELGVGRTTAEALAMADASELESDGVDVRLGTKVKRIDRARQQVVLSDGTAEHYDRLVFATGSRPVIPNLTGLNPDPSRPVLPAGVTALRDLRDAAVLRAAVADGKRVVVLGGGVLGLETALAASEEGAQTTVVHNGPFPLGRSIDRGSGSVLTNSLRAGGVRMAGNARSTGIETSGPDGSFSALLLDDGSAIDGDLLVLSCGVRPRIELAEGCGLPTSAGILVDHHLRTYHEPHMFAIGDCAEVRCPDGSCVECRTATGPSGLVGPGWRQAEWLAEYLVVLARDGQAAADAVEALPMEKPGVVVLKARGINLAVAGDNQADPWDEELLEAGAASGRARRQISQWADPEHGRYVKMTTRGGVLEGLVAVGMPRTAAELVVLFERSSELPADRSLLLRLDGPDQIDAGATSNDPQRTVCRCAGVSAASIEDSVLDGCSTVGEVSKATRAGTGCGGCHGDIKGIIEKHFQAAAA, from the coding sequence ATGAGCGAGCGCATTGTTGTAGTTGGATTCGGACCAGTGGCAGCACGGCTTATTGACGAACTGCTCCCGGCCGTCCGCACTGGGCTGGTACAACTGCTGGTGGTGGGTCAGGAAACAGAGGCTGCGTACAACAGGGTCATGGTTGCTGAGCTTGGCGTGGGGCGCACCACGGCCGAGGCGTTGGCGATGGCCGATGCGTCCGAGTTGGAGTCCGACGGCGTTGACGTCCGCCTGGGCACCAAGGTCAAAAGGATCGACCGCGCCCGCCAGCAGGTAGTCCTCTCCGACGGCACCGCTGAACACTACGACCGCCTGGTCTTTGCCACTGGTTCGCGTCCGGTCATTCCCAACCTCACCGGGCTCAACCCCGATCCCTCCCGGCCCGTACTGCCGGCCGGAGTTACAGCTTTGCGTGATCTGCGGGATGCTGCCGTGCTTCGCGCAGCCGTTGCCGACGGCAAGCGCGTGGTGGTCCTGGGTGGCGGGGTGCTGGGTTTGGAAACCGCACTGGCGGCCTCGGAAGAGGGCGCCCAAACCACGGTGGTCCACAACGGACCGTTCCCCCTGGGACGCAGCATCGACCGCGGCAGTGGCTCCGTCCTCACCAACAGCCTGCGGGCGGGCGGCGTCCGGATGGCCGGCAATGCCCGTTCCACAGGTATTGAAACGTCCGGTCCTGACGGCAGCTTCTCGGCGCTGCTGCTGGATGACGGCTCAGCGATCGACGGCGACCTGTTGGTCTTGTCGTGCGGTGTCCGTCCCCGGATCGAACTGGCCGAGGGCTGTGGACTTCCTACCAGCGCCGGTATCCTGGTGGACCACCACCTCCGGACCTATCATGAGCCCCATATGTTCGCGATCGGTGACTGTGCTGAAGTGCGCTGCCCGGACGGTTCATGTGTAGAGTGCCGCACAGCCACCGGCCCCTCTGGCCTGGTGGGCCCAGGGTGGCGGCAGGCCGAGTGGTTGGCCGAATACCTCGTGGTCCTTGCCCGGGATGGCCAGGCCGCCGCGGATGCTGTGGAAGCGCTGCCCATGGAGAAGCCCGGAGTGGTGGTCCTGAAGGCACGGGGCATCAACCTGGCCGTGGCGGGCGACAACCAGGCCGATCCGTGGGATGAAGAGTTGCTGGAAGCGGGTGCTGCCTCGGGACGTGCCCGCCGCCAGATCTCCCAGTGGGCCGATCCCGAACACGGCCGCTACGTGAAGATGACCACCCGCGGCGGGGTGCTGGAAGGCCTCGTTGCCGTGGGCATGCCCCGGACGGCTGCTGAGCTGGTGGTGCTCTTCGAGCGCTCCTCCGAATTACCAGCAGACCGCTCACTCCTGCTCCGTCTGGATGGACCCGACCAGATCGATGCCGGCGCCACCAGCAACGATCCGCAGCGGACCGTGTGCCGTTGCGCAGGGGTCAGCGCGGCCAGTATCGAGGATTCGGTCCTGGACGGCTGCAGCACCGTGGGCGAGGTTTCAAAGGCCACCCGCGCCGGAACGGGCTGCGGGGGCTGCCATGGGGACATCAAGGGGATCATCGAAAAACACTTCCAAGCGGCTGCCGCCTGA
- a CDS encoding phospho-sugar mutase, producing the protein MTSSDAAFEQLLTDAREWASQDPDPATTAALEELADLASGGDAGAAQELGDSFSGTLQFGTAGLRAALGPGPNRMNRVVVRRAAAGLAAFFTETVAAAAPGTRPRAVVGFDARYNSDIFAEETAAIFTAAGIETFLMPAALPTPLLAYAVRNLDCDGGVMVTASHNPPQDNGYKVYLGRHAVSESGRGSQIVAPYDAEIAARIEAVGALDSIELADSGWTVLPTAIAADYESAMAGLVDREHFPARDLKIVLTPMHGVGGETAVSVLKTAGFTDVTLVAEQAEPDPDFPTVAFPNPEEPGALDLALAAAADAGADIVLANDPDADRAAVAALDPSTGSWRMLRGDEVGALLGAHIVARMAVNEGEEPRDGVFANSIVSSRLLSRIAAAAGYAHEETLTGFKWISRVPGLSYGYEEALGYCVAPDLVRDKDGISAAVLIAECAAAAKAEGKTIFDTLDDLYLVHGLHASDQLSIRVADLGLLDAMMNRLRVNPPEAFGGSAVEVFTDLAEGSEALPPTDGLLYLTRDQSRVIIRPSGTEPKLKCYLEVIQAVDSAAELPAARQAARTSLDDVLRDVREALGL; encoded by the coding sequence ATGACATCCAGCGATGCCGCATTTGAACAACTGCTCACCGACGCCCGCGAGTGGGCCTCACAGGATCCAGACCCGGCGACGACCGCTGCCCTGGAGGAGCTGGCCGACCTCGCCAGCGGCGGTGATGCGGGAGCAGCCCAGGAACTGGGCGACAGCTTTAGCGGCACCCTGCAATTCGGCACAGCCGGCCTCCGCGCAGCGCTCGGCCCGGGGCCAAACCGCATGAACCGCGTGGTTGTCCGCCGGGCCGCCGCCGGCTTGGCGGCCTTCTTCACCGAAACGGTAGCTGCCGCTGCGCCGGGTACCCGGCCTCGCGCCGTCGTCGGCTTCGATGCCCGCTACAACTCGGACATTTTTGCGGAAGAGACTGCGGCGATCTTCACGGCGGCAGGCATCGAGACGTTCCTGATGCCGGCAGCACTTCCGACGCCGTTGCTCGCCTACGCGGTCCGGAACCTTGACTGCGACGGCGGTGTGATGGTGACAGCCAGCCACAACCCGCCGCAGGACAACGGCTACAAGGTCTACCTGGGGCGACACGCAGTCTCGGAGAGCGGGCGCGGATCGCAGATCGTCGCGCCGTACGACGCAGAGATCGCCGCCAGGATCGAAGCCGTGGGTGCTTTGGACTCCATTGAACTGGCAGACAGTGGTTGGACAGTGCTGCCGACGGCCATCGCCGCCGACTATGAATCCGCGATGGCCGGCCTGGTGGATCGTGAACACTTCCCCGCCAGGGACCTCAAGATCGTCCTGACGCCCATGCACGGTGTGGGCGGCGAAACAGCTGTCTCCGTCCTGAAGACAGCGGGTTTCACGGACGTCACCCTTGTGGCCGAACAGGCCGAGCCGGACCCGGACTTCCCCACAGTCGCGTTCCCCAACCCGGAGGAACCCGGCGCGCTGGACCTGGCGCTCGCGGCCGCGGCAGACGCGGGCGCAGACATCGTCTTGGCCAACGACCCCGACGCCGACCGGGCTGCGGTCGCCGCTTTGGACCCCTCGACGGGATCCTGGCGGATGCTTCGGGGCGATGAAGTGGGTGCGTTGCTGGGTGCCCACATTGTGGCCCGCATGGCCGTCAATGAAGGCGAAGAGCCCCGGGACGGTGTCTTTGCCAACTCGATCGTTTCATCGCGGCTGCTGTCGCGGATCGCCGCGGCCGCAGGATACGCCCACGAGGAAACGCTGACGGGCTTCAAATGGATTTCACGGGTTCCCGGCCTCAGCTACGGATATGAGGAAGCACTGGGCTACTGTGTGGCACCGGATCTGGTGCGCGATAAGGACGGCATTTCAGCTGCAGTCCTGATCGCGGAATGTGCCGCCGCTGCCAAGGCCGAGGGCAAGACGATCTTCGACACCCTTGATGACCTCTATCTGGTCCACGGACTGCACGCCAGCGACCAGCTGAGCATCCGGGTCGCCGACCTGGGACTTCTCGATGCCATGATGAACCGCTTGCGGGTCAACCCGCCGGAAGCGTTCGGTGGCTCCGCCGTCGAGGTCTTCACTGACCTCGCCGAAGGAAGCGAAGCCTTGCCGCCCACAGACGGTCTGCTGTACCTCACCCGGGACCAAAGCCGGGTCATCATCCGGCCAAGCGGCACGGAACCCAAACTCAAGTGCTACCTGGAAGTCATACAGGCCGTGGACTCCGCGGCGGAACTGCCCGCTGCACGCCAAGCAGCGCGGACATCCCTTGACGATGTCCTCCGGGATGTCCGCGAAGCATTGGGCCTATAG
- a CDS encoding MBL fold metallo-hydrolase → MKVSEPAPGVHFVEGPASNWLLVRDSSGFMMIDGGYPADRDLVMESIRELGLEPADAKAMLITHGHVDHTGSAAYFSRTFGTPILCSPEELPHVQGREKHQVTFGQVLLRAWRPRVFRWMLHVIEAKALQAEPAMRAEAWTTDRLHSLPGHPQAIPLPGHTPGNVALLLPGAQAIAVGDTFVTGHPISPASGPQMLHRMYHSDPSGALASARQLESVQANVILPGHGPALRMPLAQAVQALRH, encoded by the coding sequence GTGAAGGTATCCGAACCCGCGCCCGGCGTCCATTTTGTTGAGGGACCTGCGTCCAACTGGCTCCTCGTCCGTGACTCCTCAGGCTTCATGATGATCGACGGCGGCTACCCTGCCGACCGCGACCTCGTCATGGAATCGATCCGGGAGCTGGGCCTGGAGCCCGCCGACGCCAAAGCCATGCTCATCACGCACGGGCACGTGGACCACACCGGATCTGCGGCGTACTTCTCACGGACCTTCGGCACGCCCATCCTCTGCTCCCCCGAGGAGCTCCCCCACGTTCAGGGCAGGGAGAAGCATCAGGTCACGTTCGGGCAGGTTTTGCTCCGCGCATGGCGTCCCCGCGTTTTCCGGTGGATGCTCCACGTCATCGAAGCCAAGGCCCTTCAAGCGGAGCCGGCCATGCGCGCGGAGGCTTGGACCACGGACCGACTCCACAGCCTGCCGGGCCACCCCCAGGCCATCCCGCTCCCCGGGCACACCCCTGGCAACGTCGCATTGCTGCTGCCGGGTGCCCAGGCGATTGCCGTGGGTGACACCTTTGTCACGGGCCACCCGATCAGCCCGGCATCCGGACCCCAAATGCTGCACAGGATGTACCACTCCGACCCGTCTGGGGCGTTGGCCTCTGCCCGGCAGCTGGAGAGCGTACAAGCCAACGTGATCCTGCCGGGACACGGCCCCGCGCTGCGCATGCCGCTGGCTCAAGCTGTGCAGGCACTCCGCCACTAG
- a CDS encoding purine-nucleoside phosphorylase, whose translation MNTDPFEAAKAAADFIAAETGVESHDVALVLGSGWAEAADLIGETTATLNASEVPGFHKPAVVGHVGTIRSVLTKEGKRALVIGARTHYYEGRGVRSVVHGVRTAAAAGCKTLVLTNGCGGLNEDWTPGTPVLISDHINLTATSPLEGATFVDLTDLYSSRIRDLAREVDSSLQEGVYAQFTGPHYETPAEVQYAKRIGADLVGMSTALEAIAGRHAGMEVFGISLVTNLAAGISPVPLSHAEVLEAGQAAGKRISKLLADIIAKL comes from the coding sequence ATGAACACAGACCCCTTTGAGGCCGCGAAGGCCGCCGCAGACTTCATCGCCGCGGAGACCGGCGTCGAGTCCCATGACGTAGCCCTGGTGCTCGGATCCGGCTGGGCGGAGGCCGCCGACCTCATCGGCGAAACTACCGCCACCCTGAACGCTTCGGAGGTCCCCGGTTTCCACAAACCAGCGGTAGTGGGCCATGTAGGCACCATCCGCTCCGTCCTCACCAAGGAGGGCAAGCGCGCGCTCGTCATTGGGGCGCGGACCCATTACTACGAAGGCCGCGGCGTACGGTCCGTAGTCCACGGCGTACGCACCGCAGCCGCCGCCGGCTGCAAGACTTTGGTGCTGACCAACGGTTGCGGCGGGCTCAACGAGGACTGGACCCCGGGCACCCCCGTCCTCATCAGCGACCACATCAACCTCACCGCAACCTCACCGCTTGAGGGCGCCACATTTGTTGACCTCACCGATCTCTACTCCTCGCGCATCCGCGACCTCGCCCGTGAAGTGGACTCCTCCCTGCAGGAAGGCGTCTACGCACAATTCACCGGACCGCACTACGAAACACCGGCAGAGGTCCAGTACGCCAAGCGGATCGGCGCAGACCTGGTGGGCATGTCCACGGCGCTGGAAGCAATCGCCGGCCGCCATGCAGGAATGGAAGTTTTCGGTATCTCCCTGGTCACCAACCTCGCAGCCGGCATCAGCCCGGTTCCCTTGAGCCACGCCGAAGTTCTGGAAGCCGGGCAGGCAGCTGGCAAGCGGATCTCCAAGCTCCTGGCGGACATCATCGCCAAGCTCTAG
- a CDS encoding glycoside hydrolase family 32 protein: MTYPSPHLSRRQLLAASAAVVVAFSAASCTQSEGPTAAPTPGGHRPSPSDPWRPVAHLTAGKNWLNDPNGLVYHDGTYHAFYQYNPHGNSWGNMSWGHSTSTDLVHWEEQPVAMEASPEEEIFSGCIVMDTNNASGLGSAENPPMVALYTSAYGKNGALPQGAQAQSIAFSLDSGATWQKYQGNPVLNLAPTNNNFRDPKITWYEPGRYWVMTTVVADAQVVKMFKSTDLLRWEFLSDFSGVGAQGGLWEVPELVQMDVEGSTARKWVMLLSINPGGIAGGSGMQYFVGEFDGTRFTAENAAAADVPLEESQWLDHGADYYAANSISGAPGDKPVLLGWMGNWDYAQDVPTTPWRGSMAVPRELTLVRGGKRFELQSAIAAAAKETLERSGEAKSKNLTVGSSLQDLGPDFAARTQLIELEMDLASASEAGLILRRSSDGKAGLRISYSRESRTVRVDRSQAGTSNFSEKFSPFHQVKLRPSGNDRTVRLTILLDASSVEVFIGSGEAVISDTFFPDWDNTGSSAFSTEGDTDFTITSRSI, translated from the coding sequence ATGACTTACCCCAGCCCCCACCTGTCCCGCCGCCAATTGCTGGCCGCAAGTGCCGCCGTCGTGGTCGCCTTCTCTGCCGCTTCCTGCACGCAATCGGAAGGCCCGACGGCGGCCCCCACCCCGGGCGGGCACCGCCCGTCCCCTTCGGATCCGTGGCGGCCCGTCGCACATCTGACGGCTGGTAAGAACTGGCTCAACGACCCCAATGGCCTCGTCTACCACGACGGCACTTACCATGCTTTCTACCAGTACAACCCGCACGGAAATTCGTGGGGCAACATGTCCTGGGGCCACTCCACCAGCACGGATTTGGTGCACTGGGAAGAGCAGCCCGTAGCCATGGAGGCGAGCCCCGAAGAAGAGATCTTCTCGGGCTGCATCGTGATGGATACGAACAATGCGTCCGGCCTTGGCTCGGCAGAAAACCCGCCCATGGTGGCCCTGTACACCAGCGCCTATGGCAAGAACGGCGCCCTCCCCCAGGGCGCGCAGGCGCAATCGATCGCGTTCAGCCTGGACAGCGGCGCCACCTGGCAGAAGTACCAGGGCAACCCAGTGCTGAACCTTGCCCCCACCAACAACAACTTCCGCGATCCCAAAATCACTTGGTACGAGCCCGGCCGCTACTGGGTGATGACCACCGTGGTGGCCGACGCCCAGGTAGTGAAGATGTTCAAGTCCACCGACCTCCTCCGCTGGGAATTCCTGAGTGACTTCTCCGGAGTCGGCGCCCAAGGTGGGCTCTGGGAAGTACCTGAGCTCGTGCAGATGGACGTGGAGGGCTCCACAGCCAGGAAGTGGGTCATGCTCCTGAGCATCAACCCCGGGGGCATCGCAGGCGGCTCAGGGATGCAGTATTTCGTAGGTGAGTTCGACGGAACCCGGTTCACTGCCGAAAACGCGGCTGCCGCTGATGTGCCGCTCGAGGAATCGCAGTGGCTGGACCACGGCGCGGACTACTACGCAGCAAACTCCATTTCCGGTGCGCCCGGGGACAAGCCCGTGCTCCTGGGCTGGATGGGCAACTGGGACTACGCCCAGGATGTGCCCACCACGCCGTGGCGCGGTTCCATGGCCGTTCCCCGTGAACTCACCCTGGTTCGCGGGGGGAAGCGGTTTGAGTTGCAATCGGCCATCGCCGCTGCCGCAAAGGAAACACTGGAACGCTCCGGTGAAGCGAAGAGCAAAAACCTCACCGTCGGGTCCTCACTCCAGGATCTGGGTCCGGACTTCGCAGCCCGGACGCAGTTGATTGAACTGGAGATGGACCTCGCCTCGGCGAGCGAGGCCGGCCTGATCCTCCGCCGATCTTCCGACGGCAAGGCCGGCCTCCGCATCTCCTACAGCCGGGAATCACGCACCGTTAGGGTGGACCGGTCACAGGCCGGAACCAGCAACTTCTCGGAGAAGTTCAGCCCGTTCCATCAGGTTAAGCTGCGGCCCTCCGGGAACGATCGCACCGTCCGGCTCACGATTCTCCTGGATGCTTCCTCGGTGGAGGTCTTCATTGGCTCTGGAGAGGCGGTCATTTCAGACACCTTCTTCCCGGACTGGGACAACACAGGTTCCTCGGCGTTCAGCACGGAGGGCGACACGGACTTCACCATCACTTCCCGCTCGATTTAA
- the nirD gene encoding nitrite reductase small subunit NirD: protein MTVILDRAEDLTTTGEWHIVCPVDELEVAWGEAALIAGRQVALFRTTPTDVFAVAQQDPATLANVMARGIIGSRGSRPTIASPLHKEVYDLETGECFTNPELKLDVFATRLVDGYIEVEL, encoded by the coding sequence ATGACCGTAATTCTGGACCGTGCCGAGGACCTGACCACCACCGGCGAGTGGCACATCGTTTGCCCGGTGGATGAGCTCGAAGTGGCCTGGGGCGAAGCGGCACTGATCGCCGGCCGCCAGGTTGCCCTGTTCCGCACAACGCCCACCGACGTATTCGCTGTGGCACAGCAGGACCCGGCAACGCTGGCCAACGTCATGGCCCGCGGCATCATTGGATCCCGCGGAAGCCGGCCAACCATCGCATCGCCGCTGCACAAAGAGGTCTACGACCTCGAAACCGGGGAGTGCTTCACCAACCCCGAACTCAAGCTCGATGTGTTCGCCACCCGTTTGGTGGACGGCTACATCGAGGTTGAACTCTAA
- a CDS encoding glycoside hydrolase family 68 protein, translating to MNTHSNPQRPRRRLRQAVALAAAASVAGSILLVTPAAQANLPADPPSSTMPAPTPGFPLPTNHTQQAYDPAADFTSKWTRADAKQIMAQSNPNVAPGQNSMSPNVTMPEIPKDFPAMNDDVWVWDTWSLTDENANQISYKGWDVIFSLVADRHEGYGFDQRHWNARIGYFFRKTNADPAKDKWNYGGHLFLDNTSIGNTEWSGSTRLMQGNKINVFYTATTFYDVAERNAGGGGIAPDAAIAKALGNIHANQNGVTFDGFQHTKLLEPDGKLYQNKAQNPGFAFRDPYTFADPAHPGKTFMVFEGNTGGTRGSYKCKQEDLGYAPGDPNAETLAQVNSTGAWYQTANVGLAVADNKDLTKWSFLPPILSANCVNDQTERPQIFIQNENGKNKYYLFTISHQFTYADGMRGPDGVYGFVGNGVRSDYQPVNNSGLALGSPTDLNMQANAPEGPDPRQNGRQFQAYSHYVQPGGLVQSFIDNVDGVRGGSLSPTVKMNFKAGVTQVDRSFGKNGLGPFGYLPTNVRVGGEGHYK from the coding sequence ATGAACACGCACTCAAACCCTCAACGGCCGCGCCGCCGGCTGCGACAGGCAGTAGCCCTCGCAGCCGCAGCCAGCGTGGCCGGCAGCATCCTGCTGGTGACGCCTGCGGCGCAGGCGAACCTGCCGGCTGATCCGCCGTCGAGCACCATGCCGGCACCCACACCCGGTTTCCCGTTGCCGACCAACCACACGCAGCAGGCGTACGATCCCGCGGCGGACTTCACGTCCAAGTGGACGCGGGCCGACGCCAAACAGATCATGGCCCAGAGCAATCCCAACGTTGCGCCCGGCCAGAACTCGATGAGCCCCAACGTCACGATGCCGGAAATCCCGAAGGACTTCCCGGCCATGAACGACGACGTCTGGGTGTGGGACACCTGGTCCCTCACCGACGAGAATGCCAACCAGATCAGCTACAAGGGCTGGGACGTCATCTTCTCCTTGGTGGCTGACCGGCATGAGGGCTACGGCTTCGACCAGCGCCACTGGAATGCCAGAATCGGCTACTTCTTCCGTAAGACCAACGCCGATCCTGCCAAGGACAAGTGGAACTACGGCGGACACCTGTTCCTGGACAACACCTCCATCGGCAACACGGAGTGGTCCGGTTCCACCCGCCTCATGCAGGGCAACAAGATCAACGTCTTCTACACGGCCACCACGTTCTACGATGTGGCCGAGCGGAACGCAGGGGGTGGCGGGATCGCTCCCGATGCCGCGATCGCCAAGGCCTTGGGTAACATCCACGCCAACCAGAACGGCGTGACCTTCGACGGTTTCCAGCACACCAAACTCCTGGAACCGGACGGAAAGCTCTACCAGAACAAGGCGCAGAACCCCGGCTTCGCGTTCCGTGACCCGTACACCTTCGCCGACCCGGCACACCCCGGCAAAACCTTCATGGTCTTCGAAGGAAACACCGGCGGCACCCGCGGCTCCTACAAGTGCAAGCAGGAAGACCTTGGCTACGCCCCCGGCGACCCCAACGCCGAGACTTTGGCCCAGGTCAACAGCACAGGCGCTTGGTACCAGACCGCGAACGTAGGCCTGGCAGTCGCAGACAACAAGGACCTGACCAAGTGGAGCTTCCTCCCGCCGATCCTGTCCGCCAACTGCGTCAACGACCAGACTGAGCGTCCGCAGATCTTCATCCAGAACGAGAACGGCAAGAACAAGTACTACCTGTTCACCATCAGCCACCAGTTCACGTACGCAGACGGCATGCGCGGCCCCGACGGCGTCTATGGTTTCGTCGGCAACGGTGTCCGCTCCGACTACCAGCCGGTCAACAACAGCGGCTTGGCCCTTGGCTCCCCTACGGACCTGAACATGCAGGCCAACGCTCCGGAAGGTCCGGACCCGCGCCAGAACGGCCGTCAGTTCCAGGCGTACTCGCACTACGTGCAGCCCGGCGGACTCGTCCAGTCCTTCATCGACAACGTGGACGGCGTCCGCGGCGGTTCCCTGTCACCCACCGTGAAGATGAACTTCAAGGCCGGCGTGACGCAGGTTGACCGCAGCTTCGGCAAGAACGGCCTCGGCCCATTCGGCTACCTGCCCACCAACGTCCGCGTTGGCGGCGAAGGCCACTACAAGTAG
- a CDS encoding NAD(P)H-quinone dehydrogenase: MTSQVDFSAPRIAILGGGPGGYEAAMVAASLGAHVTIVERAGLGGSAVLTDVVPSKTLIATADLMTRVGEADELGVKFDGDGTASKPRADLKHINDRVLNLARGQSEDIRAGLERLGVEIVIGSGKLLDNNTIEVLTLEGTRTIDADAILLAVGAHPRELPTAKPDGERILNWAQIYNLDELPEELIVVGSGVTGAEFASAYNGLGSKVTLISSRDQVLPGEDTDAAKLLEGVFERRGVNVLSKSRANAVERTDDGVKVTLGDGSIVTGTHCLVCVGSIPNTAGVGLEEAGVTLTESGHIKVDGVSRTTAPNIYAAGDCTGVFALASVAAMQGRIAIAHFMGDGVKPLKLNQVASNIFTSPEIASVGVSEADLASGKYQGDVVMLSLLSNARAKMRNTKDGFVKIIARKGSGTVIGGVVVGPNASELIFPISVAVTQKLHVDDVASAFTVYPSLTGSISEAARRLHVHM, encoded by the coding sequence GTGACCAGCCAAGTTGACTTCAGTGCCCCCCGTATCGCGATCCTGGGAGGTGGTCCCGGCGGATATGAAGCTGCCATGGTGGCCGCCTCACTCGGCGCCCACGTCACCATTGTTGAGCGGGCAGGCCTTGGCGGCTCTGCCGTGCTGACCGACGTCGTGCCTTCCAAGACCCTCATTGCCACCGCCGATCTCATGACCCGCGTCGGTGAGGCGGACGAGCTGGGAGTGAAGTTCGACGGCGACGGCACGGCCTCGAAGCCCCGCGCCGACCTCAAGCACATCAACGACCGCGTGCTCAACCTGGCCCGCGGACAGTCCGAGGACATCCGCGCCGGCCTGGAGCGCCTGGGCGTGGAGATCGTCATTGGGTCCGGCAAGCTCCTGGACAACAACACCATCGAGGTCCTGACCCTCGAAGGCACCCGCACCATTGATGCCGACGCCATCCTTCTGGCCGTCGGCGCCCACCCACGCGAACTCCCCACTGCCAAGCCCGACGGCGAACGCATCCTCAACTGGGCCCAGATCTACAACCTGGACGAGCTCCCGGAAGAACTGATCGTCGTGGGATCCGGTGTTACCGGCGCCGAGTTCGCCTCCGCCTACAACGGCCTGGGCTCCAAGGTCACCCTGATTTCCAGCCGCGACCAAGTCCTCCCCGGCGAGGACACCGATGCCGCCAAGCTGCTGGAAGGCGTCTTCGAACGTCGCGGCGTCAACGTTTTGTCCAAGTCACGCGCAAATGCGGTGGAGCGAACGGACGACGGCGTCAAGGTCACCTTGGGTGACGGATCGATCGTCACGGGTACCCACTGCCTGGTGTGTGTTGGTTCCATCCCGAACACAGCCGGCGTCGGCCTTGAAGAAGCCGGTGTGACCCTCACGGAGTCCGGCCACATCAAGGTGGACGGTGTTTCCCGCACCACCGCCCCCAACATCTATGCTGCCGGTGACTGCACGGGCGTGTTCGCACTCGCCTCCGTGGCAGCCATGCAGGGCCGCATCGCGATTGCCCACTTCATGGGCGACGGCGTGAAGCCGCTCAAGCTCAACCAGGTGGCGTCCAACATCTTTACTTCCCCGGAAATTGCTTCAGTGGGTGTGTCCGAGGCCGACCTCGCGTCCGGGAAGTACCAGGGCGATGTTGTGATGCTGTCCTTGCTCAGCAATGCCCGCGCCAAGATGCGCAACACGAAGGACGGCTTCGTCAAGATCATTGCCCGCAAGGGTTCAGGCACCGTGATCGGTGGGGTTGTGGTGGGCCCGAATGCTTCGGAGCTCATTTTCCCGATCTCCGTGGCTGTGACCCAGAAGCTCCACGTGGACGACGTCGCCAGCGCGTTCACGGTGTACCCGTCCCTCACGGGATCCATATCCGAAGCTGCACGGCGCCTGCACGTGCACATGTAG